The following are encoded together in the Ranitomeya imitator isolate aRanImi1 chromosome 4, aRanImi1.pri, whole genome shotgun sequence genome:
- the LOC138677120 gene encoding aspartate aminotransferase, cytoplasmic-like produces MTTLSVFLDVPRSVKDKDKQQEEDYLKDRNRKKVFLGHKVLLSEDGQPWVPLPVKKVYLQIVNDPTRNYEHLPVSGAPEFIRGATEFALGKDNNAILQNRACGVQTPGTTGAFRIGAEFLHRWYNISQKTSVCIALLAHDRYRWIFESAGLTDIRPYRFWDNDNIGLALPEMLEDLERSPDFSIIMLPTSCNPTGIQLRSSDWKQIADVMRRKNMFPFFHLKDQGLGSGDVDVDAWPVRYFVSEDFELFCAQSFSASFGLYGERIGNLLIVMKSNEVLISVRSQLENLALEIWSMPPCLGSRVVATVLNNPSLYVEWKDSLKMTVRRLMIIREKIREKLRLLETLKSWEHITEQAGVFAFTGLNLNQVDTLAKEKHVYLPAHGQLNISGLNANNLDYVTQAIHDVTMNENEQISAKDLRSLTRLRAGDQLDP; encoded by the exons ATGACAACTCTCTCCGTGTTTCTTGATGTTCCAAGATCTGTAAAGGATAAAGATAAGCAGCAGGAAGAGGATTATCTAAAAGACAGGAACAGAAAGAAAGTTTTCCTTGGGCACAAAG tcCTCCTATCTGAGGATGGTCAGCCATGGGTCCCACTGCCAGTGAAAAAAGTTTATCTTCAGATAGTCAATGACCCAACAAGGAATTATGAGCATCTGCCAGTGTCCGGAGCACCAGAGTTTATTCGGGGAGCTACAGAGTTTGCTCTTGGGAAGGATAACAATGCTATCCTACAGAATAGG GCATGTGGTGTGCAAACACCAGGAACCACCGGAGCTTTCAGAATAGGAGCAGAATTCCTCCATCGTTGGTATAATATCAGTCAGAAAACTTCAGTCTGTATTGCTCTACTTGCTCATG ACAGATACCGCTGGATATTTGAGTCTGCTGGATTAACAGATATACGACCGTACCGGTTTTGGGATAACGACAATATTGGCCTGGCATTACCAGAGATGCTGGAAGATCTGGAG aggTCCCCCGACTTTTCTATTATTATGCTGCCAACATCCTGTAACCCAACTGGTATACAACTCCGCAGCAGTGACTGGAAGCAGATAGCAGATGTCATGAGG AGAAAGAACATGTTCCCATTCTTCCATCTTAAAGATCAGGGCCTGGGCTCCGGAGATGTGGACGTAGATGCTTGGCCCGTGCGTTACTTTGTGTCTGAAGACTTTGAGCTCTTTTGTGCCCAGTCATTCTCGGCAAGTTTTGGATTATATG GTGAGAGGATCGGGAATCTGTTAATCGTTATGAAGAGCAATGAAGTTCTTATCAGTGTTCGCTCCCAGCTAGAAAATCTTGCACTTGAAATATGGTCCATGCCACCATGTTTGGGTTCACGGGTTGTGGCAACGGTGCTGAATAATCCATCGCTGTACGTAGAATG GAAGGACAGTCTGAAAATGACTGTAAGGCGCCTCATGATTATCAGAGAGAAAATTAGAGAGAAGTTACGACTTTTGGAGACCCTAAAATCTTGGGAGCATATCACAGAGCAGGCGGGTGTCTTTGCTTTTACAGGGTTAAACT TGAATCAAGTGGACACCCTGGCTAAAGAGAAGCACGTCTATTTACCAGCTCATGGACAGCTAAATATCTCAGGCCTCAACGCAAATAATCTGGATTATGTCACACAGGCCATACATGATGTTACTATGAATGAGAATGAGCAAATATCTGCAAAGGACCTCAGGAGTCTCACAAGACTGAGAGCAGGAGACCAATTAGATCCCTAA